TCAGCCGCCCAATTTCCGTAATTCCATGTGATTCCAATACACCGAACACCTAACTCATATAAAATTCTCAAATAAGTTAGATTACCAGCTAGAGCATCCACACCCTCTAATGTGATCATAGCCCCAATTTTATTTTCAGATAAAGCAGATTGAAGATCGGACTTATTTTTAACTTGTATAATATGATCAAACTTCAAAACCTTTTCGTGAAATATATGAATATATTGCAAAATATGATCTATATTTGGATTTTGAATACGTTCAGATATATAGATAGCAAAACATTGCATTAAAGTATTGCTTTTCAACAGTCTTGAATTTGTTACATCTAGATAAAGATGATCATCAAATTGAATGTTCTCATTATCATACATCTTCATCAACACATCACAGTGTGCATCGATAACCTTCATTCATTTGCCCTCCCCTTATTAACCTTATTAAGTTATTTAACCAATTCATTTTTATATGTTTTTAAACATAAAAAAACCTGTCTACAATGTAAACAGGTACTCCATAATTTTAGGATTATCTAGGCTCCACAATTAATTTAATTGCTGTCCGATCTTCCCCATCAATTACTATATCTGTAAAGGCAGGAATACAAATCAAGTCAACCCCACTAGGTGCCACAAATCCTCTTGCAATGGCTACAGCTTTTATCGCTTGATTTAGTGCACCTGCACCAATAGCTTGAAGCTCAGCACTTCCACGCTCACGTAATACACCAGCCAGTGCGCCTGCTACGGAGTTTGGATTGGATTTAGCAGAAACTTTTAATACTTCCATGGACAGTACCTCCTTGGGAATGATTGCCTTGGCTATACTTTGCATTAGTTATAATATTCGTGAAAATTGAAAAAATACCTTCTTT
The window above is part of the Chengkuizengella sediminis genome. Proteins encoded here:
- a CDS encoding stage V sporulation protein S, which translates into the protein MEVLKVSAKSNPNSVAGALAGVLRERGSAELQAIGAGALNQAIKAVAIARGFVAPSGVDLICIPAFTDIVIDGEDRTAIKLIVEPR